From the Nodularia sphaerocarpa UHCC 0038 genome, the window AATAGAGATGGTAGAGCGAAATGCTGAGTATGAATTGCAAAGAATGCAAAAACTAAGCGATCGCAACCATGAAGCAATACAAGATTTAGCCAATATTCTCGATTTACCCGATTTACCCCACCGCATCGAAGGTTATGATATTTCTCACATTCAGGGTTCCAATGCTGTAGCTTCCCAGGTGGTGTTTATTGATGGTTTACCGGCGAAACAGCATTATCGCCATTATAAAATTAAGAATCCCACAGTTACATCTGGACATTCAGATGATTTTGCTAGTTTAGCTGAAGTTATCCAGAGACGATTTCGCAAGTATAGCGAAGATGCAAAATTAGCCAGAGTGGGAAATCCTGACTGGCCTGATTTAATTATGATTGATGGTGGTAAAGGTCAGTTATCCTCGGTTGTGGCTGTTTTGCAAGAAATGGATTTATTAGAAGAGTTGCGCGTTGTCAGTTTAGCGAAGCAGCGAGAAGAGATTTTTGTACCCGGAGAATCGCAACCTTTGAAAACAGACGCAGAACAGCCAGGAGTGCAGTTATTACGAAGGTTAAGAGATGAAGCACACCGATTTGCTGTGAGTTTCCATCGTCAGCAACGTAGTGATAAATTCAAGCGATCGCGTTTAGATGAAATTCCAGGTTTAGGACACCATCGCCAAAAGCAGCTTTTAGGTCATTTTCGCTCAGTCGATTATATCAGACAAGCGACACCAGCACAACTAGCTGAGGTTCCAGGAATTGGACCCAGGTTAGCCCAAGAAATTTATGATTATTTCCATCCCGCTTGAGGAATCTGAATTTTAATCATCATCGAATGTATTTCTATAGCAATCCGATTTGATTATTGAAAAAATCGGCGTTGCTGATTTCAAATATGAATTTGTTTCACGCAAAGGCGCAAAGGCGCAAAGGTATGAAGAAGAAGAAAGGTCATTTTGGCATTTCATACTTTGATTCAGCAACGCCAAAAAATCTAAGTATATGTAGTATATGTAGGGTGTGTTATGGCTTTAGCCTAACGCACCGTCTTCTGTATCCTTGGTGCGTTCCACTTCCTGAGAACACACTACTTGTGTTTCATAAATCAAATATGAGTCCTATAGTTCAATAGGTTGATTGCAATGACAATTTTTATTCAGACTGACTATTTCGACTTCTCTATCTTGATGTGAAAAAATTTGTTTTTGAATTTGATTCGCCAGTTCATACATTACTGGTATACAAACAGAATTACCTATTTGTTTATAGCACTCTGCTAAATTGCGATGAGTTTTAAAATCTTCAGGAAAACCCATAATTTTATAACACTCTCGCAGTGTTAATTTACGAACTGCGTTTTCTTCTGGTACGTAAATGAAAAATCTTCCTGAAGTTTCTTGAGAAGGTATTGTTGGATGTACTCCTTCTATAGAATAAATTCTATTTGGTTGATGATGAACTCGTGATAAATGTTCTGTATTTGGTCTAACACCTGTTTTCCAAATACTTTTATTGCGATATCCTACAAAAATCAAACCTGATACTTGCTGTTTAGGATAATCGATCATTGTGTATTCTTCAGGCTTTAGGTATTCAAACTTTCCTGAAGTACACAAAAATTCTCTTAACGTGGGAACTGTATCAGATTTTTGAAGAGTTTTAAAATTAAATTTCTTGTCTTTTGTCGCCACAAATACTACTCGTTCTCTATTTTGTGGTAATCCAAAGTCTCTAGAGTTAACTATTTCGTAGTTAACTACATAACCCATATCTTCTAAAGAATATAGTATTACTTCTAATGTTCTACCTTGATCGTGATGTAATATATGCTTAACATTTTCCAGGACAACTACAGGAGGATTAATATATTCAATAATTTCGCAAATATGAAAAAATAAAGTTCCTCTAGTATCTTGAAAACCCTTTCTATGTCCGCAAATACTGAAAGGTTGACAAGGAAACCCAGCTGTTAAAACATCAAAATAAGGTAAAGATTTTAAATCAATTTTTCTGATATCAGATTCTGGCTTGTCTCCGAAATTATTAAAGTAAACCTGTTGACACGCTTCATCAATTTCGCAAGAAAATACACACTCATACTCAGCCTTTTCAAAAGCTAATCTAAAACCTCCAATACCAGCAAATAAATCAGCAAACTTTAATTTTAATTCCTCCATAATAATTACTAAAATATTTTTGAAACAGCCAAACTATACATCATA encodes:
- a CDS encoding DNA cytosine methyltransferase; translated protein: MEELKLKFADLFAGIGGFRLAFEKAEYECVFSCEIDEACQQVYFNNFGDKPESDIRKIDLKSLPYFDVLTAGFPCQPFSICGHRKGFQDTRGTLFFHICEIIEYINPPVVVLENVKHILHHDQGRTLEVILYSLEDMGYVVNYEIVNSRDFGLPQNRERVVFVATKDKKFNFKTLQKSDTVPTLREFLCTSGKFEYLKPEEYTMIDYPKQQVSGLIFVGYRNKSIWKTGVRPNTEHLSRVHHQPNRIYSIEGVHPTIPSQETSGRFFIYVPEENAVRKLTLRECYKIMGFPEDFKTHRNLAECYKQIGNSVCIPVMYELANQIQKQIFSHQDREVEIVSLNKNCHCNQPIEL